The nucleotide window tttttttttttcgaattgttattttaaaattttttaaatttgaaatttttttttttttttaatttttggtgaaaaaataattggggttaaaaaatattttttccgattttgacccattataggtctaatttactatggtcttatatacgttgttgcaaaggtctttgaaatatctatcattagatatccatattgtctatattaatgacttagtaatccagatataggtcaaacatcgaggttgtcctgttttttcctcgaattttttttcatcaaaaattttttttctcaaaaattaaaaaaattggaaaaaattttttttaaaaaaaattaaaaaaccaatttggaaaaactaattttttttaaaaaaaaaaagtaattttaagtataatttggtgaagggtatataagattcggtacagtcgaatatagctctcttacttgttttttcaattaaattattgaTGGCAAATGTGAACTATCATACTTTAGCCTATTTATACTAAACGATTACTATGGTTCTCAAATTCGCTTGGAACTTTTTCTAGTGTCAATTATGAGCTACATTACCGTTCAAATttgcttttatattttaagaatcAAATGCTTAATATTAGTTTTAGAACTAATCAAAAATATCATTTAaagaatattgttacgaaatttcattatgaaaccaccatttttaaaaggtgaAAACGTAACAATTTATTAGGATTAGAGAatggaaaaagtttttaaatatatcgcTATACGTTCgctgttaaaaataataaaaaaatcattggaaatttctaaatacttaaaataataGCTGAACtaactatatttagttttttaatttaattagcgTGTTTTAGCCTAAAATTGCAGtcaaaactaagctcccaattagcatatagtatgaaatgaatttgactctgattgtttatttgctattataaaattgtttattgaaaccgaatgtacatatattttctattaatttttttagtttttgtatacatacatacatatatttacagaatatattgttacgttttaaccttttcaaaacgttagtttatttcctttaaataaaccggatacttttgattgcaaataaaagccgtttagtagtttaaaaattgtaacaactctttatttatttaaaatgtacaacaacaatagaattaaatagccactcaatgttttttataacgtttataaattctcagaaatacagacacaatttataatgtacacgaatttacttgaaaaacacaacacactttaaggcactcagttgatgtttattcgaaaagcgtctctgataaactcactaactgcactgactgcaacctctgccactatttataacactgcaatctgcactctagattgctctttaactgtcaaagttcgaatattctagatcatacgccatctgtggtgtactttctacaatgttctttaactgaatattcgaattcaaacagcgttgccaacttacgatcaatggtcaactgaaagcttttatttaataatgcccacagatatgttacagtttgctattacagcactgttatttgaaagcattatactacttttaaatcagcccttaaaatcgttatatttgaattcaagtacaatttcgtaacaatatgtatgtacatatattgttttattataaaaaaaactaacgcCTTTCACTATTCGAAAATGTTCGCATATtactacatgtacctcaaaatgacttccgttttatgtcacgtacgatatacccttttggatatatattttggacaacaatatttcgaaagaactttttattattttaaaatatagtaccctctatatggaacataaagaccaaattttttttcagatactcttatttttgcaaaatctattccactcaaTAGGCGTTCAAATggcacgtacgatgatatggaattgcccatattgtAATTATTTCGTTTGAATGTAATGTAAAGTaccgttatttttttaataggaaTAATGCATCCCGTTTTGTTCATATCaacggaaaaatttttttttacaattaaagtATGTATACACCGATTTATTTTATGATTGCGGTAAAAAAACTAGTTTGGTCTTTTAGACATTTCGGGAAGTGCAGTTATATGTCACATAAGTAGTATTGTGAGGTTTGGTTCGATCTccgataaaataaatttgaaaggcTGGGCTTAAAtgaataaaactaatttaattatttacacaCATGAtgaattatgtttattatttaattatatacaaaatttattattatatttctttacATGTttgaataacaaacaaattcacTGGTTGGTTTAGgcaagaaattaaattattacttgttttcgtttgtttgttcgtttttaatttaatacatttatatcCTAATCTaagagaaaaatacaaaaatatttgaaatatatacatAACAAGGAAGCAGGAAAGAGTATAATTTACATTAGACTAATGTGGATAGTTCGTGTAACGAAGTGCTGGTAACATTGCTCATATCCAAGGTGGGTGGTATGCCGGGACTCACAGAGCCACTGGCTTCACGTGCTGCCGCCCCTCCTAGGTTTGATAAACAACCGCCATTTGCGATGGGTTTTGGTGTTGGCGGCGTAGCGGTTGAGGGACGCATCATAAATGATGAACTTAAGGCTGTCAAAGGATTAAAACTTCCATGCGAGTGATTCGGCGATACTGGTGTTATGGATGTTGGATGTAGAACTGTGGAAATATTCGATTGATTGAAATTGAGATGAGGCGGATGAATTGGATGGGGATTGAGAAACTGAATTGGAGGTGTTATTGGACCAATCTGTGACAGCATCGACATGTGATTCATGGGAGCACTACGATAACTAATGGTCTTCTCTTTTTGCCAAACGAAAACATTATGAACCATTGCGGCACCACAGAATATAATACCGATTCCAATCAATACACTCGTAATTATGGCAGGCGTTGAATGAAAGTGATTGAAAGTGTATAAAATGATGcctagaaaaatataaatttttaaaataaaatattcatatttacttattatattatgtacatatgtatgtaatgctgcttaTTATTGCAATGTTTACCTGTTAAGAAAATGGGTATGGATATAAAGAAACCACCAACGGCACAAGTCCGACTAGTGCTAGACTTTTCCAAATAGCGATTATCTCTGAAAATATCaagatttgaaaaataaattacgaaacaaattttaagggACTTTAAAAACTaagttgtttataattttttttgaaaaactattcTTGGAATTTATGGAAATTCTTAACACTTTTTACTTACCGTCCATCAAACATGGGTGATCGCACTAATTTAACAGCAAAAAGGAACTGAATTGCACACACTAAGAGGCAGCAAAGATTTAATGAGAGCGACAAAGCGCATAGCGCCAAAGTAACATCGTAAACTATAATGAAATCCTCTGGAGAACTGCGTGTTAAGGCATCTTCGCGGGCATTTGGcgatattttaagtaaaaatattaaagacaaCAATGCCAATAGTAGGGAAActgcaaatgaaaataaattgttaaaagtgTTTATACATAAACTggataataacaacaatacttAAGCTACTTTTACACTATCTCAATTCTGATCTGATAAAgctgattaaaaaatgtttctaagaTCTAGAAAATCCTGGAATTTTTATtcgtagaaatattaaataaacaaacctATTAAATTTTCCGACTGTTGAagtggatttttttattattattaatatcttTATTGAAACCTTTATGAAGTAATTAGTAACAATGTTTTGAGGATTTACTTAAAACTACTGATATTACCACAGTACACAgttggggcagaatcgaaattttttggaaataattctggcatttctaaacggctggtccgatcgggataaaatttgacgtagtcatggagtattcgagtttatgttattaaaatgggcaatACAAATGCTGCAGGGGCGTCGCTATggtggctcaaagtagggtaccttcgatatgtaaaatttttaaacacgtgccatttttttgtttcccatttttGGAAAGCTCTCAGCTAGTTCCGTTTGAAAATTTTCTCTTATAGTTTCCAAGTTATAGgcgtttcaaaatttaaattttaaaatttagccgTATCTTGgatcgtttttttaaaaatataaggcatacttttggaccgaatggactcgatcgattatgaatccaaaaataaacgcttttcaatttaaaaattcaaaaaatagtagatttttgcagttttttggacaaaaaggttacttaactctttttttattaaaaaaaactttctttaagaacatataacaatttaatgtttttctatatGGTTTCTTTacgaaattgtaaaaatactatttttaggaattgggggattccctttgaccgtTGATTCCCTGAAACGTTGAagatttcattgagttttgttaataaataaagaatttattacatactagctgacccggtgcgcttcgccaccccaagtagaagaaagaaatagtactattaagtctcccgctcactcgggtccatataatctttatttcatgtttctaaattcattggtgaagaaattactaaaagaaatagtaccaaaaagtctacccctagaatcctaactcacttaggaccatatatgtttaatttcatgtttctaagtccattgttatagaaatttcaaaaaagtaccattagattaatgaaaaagtatcatgaagtatccccttgaattttcactaacttaggaccatatatacttgtagtttcccactcacttggttccatataagctttatttcatgtttctaggttcattggtgaagaaattacaaaaagtaccattagaataaagaaaaagtaccattagaataaagaaaaagtaccaaaaagtctccccatagaattctcactcacttaggaacatacatatatgcttaatttcatgtttctaagtccattattatataaaattaaaaaagtaccgttataataaagaaaagtaccatgaagcatccgtttgaattttcactcacttaggaccatatacgcttaatttcatatccattattatagaaaattcaaaaagtaccaaaaagcagccacttgtggattcccacccactctcacattttggtacctaaatataatcccttattcctaacactaacttcactcagatacatatcagctaactttaatgtcgataagtgaaataatttaaaatattaaaaaggtaccattaggagaaaagtaccaatttcccttttcctccttgaactcccctcaagtttgaaatttaaaaatattgcattttgcaaaagttgtttatgctacagacatgtctcaatcgattaaaatctgtgtcaatgtgcccaataataaatatgttttaaaaaaagtaccaaactgtttacccggatttggcctaaaattcaccatggcactcgagttccaaataacaacctgttagttaatttttgtatgaatccaggaaccaatgttaaaaaaattatcaaaattggcttaataatttcaaatataatgtattttccctattttatcccctttttggtactttatttatctccattgcggtggtaatatattattaaaataattttctgtatcgtggtgggagctcatagtaaaatattcgaatgtctatgtcaaattatagaaaaacatattttatgaacccttaagggttcgaatttccaaaaagtaccaaacttgtattttttattttttgataagtaaagaatacgatttaaattttgtttctatgtttattggtttaaaaggttctaatttcgaaaaagtacgaaacacctgtcagcttattttttaaatggagtaa belongs to Calliphora vicina chromosome 4, idCalVici1.1, whole genome shotgun sequence and includes:
- the LOC135956931 gene encoding uncharacterized protein LOC135956931, with translation MLKHTSNAGGPANGQVRNNSTTSTARNIHLRPQQPLNISTLNASNLQTSSATTTNVSTLAVNGGPRLTTLLNIASPSATVCNQQQQQQQQTQLPPPPPPSLSLPLPPTGNGNTTTNTTTTTTPVTPIINHLTPNGLNGIGNNLHTYTNQHIALAHAAAVAGANATNNGHFVNSTVLNPNNTTNHTNYTNYTNPVGAIINQSKHGPGPREALTSLGLLCLVSLLLALLSLIFLLKISPNAREDALTRSSPEDFIIVYDVTLALCALSLSLNLCCLLVCAIQFLFAVKLVRSPMFDGRDNRYLEKSSTSRTCAVGGFFISIPIFLTGIILYTFNHFHSTPAIITSVLIGIGIIFCGAAMVHNVFVWQKEKTISYRSAPMNHMSMLSQIGPITPPIQFLNPHPIHPPHLNFNQSNISTVLHPTSITPVSPNHSHGSFNPLTALSSSFMMRPSTATPPTPKPIANGGCLSNLGGAAAREASGSVSPGIPPTLDMSNVTSTSLHELSTLV